The Nicotiana tomentosiformis chromosome 2, ASM39032v3, whole genome shotgun sequence genome includes the window ctaaattcatcgcatcttttaaaatattctctaagtcgaCTTCtatggtttgaataaaaaagccagttaagagccattttaaccttttcaatttcaacatttaaaattctcataccatcacccacaattaaatgataaatatgacaaatatatctaacatgaaaaatggtattaaatgcaggacttagtgtagtggtaagcaaggctacaacatttgtgttactagtagcattatccattgaaactgacattattttatcactaatgcaaaaatatctacaaatatctgtaaccgtgctagaaataaactgtcATGTgtgacatgaattaattattctataagcaataatgcgcttttgtaTTATCCAATtttcatcaatccaatgactggtaacagtaaggtaattacagtcattaccacttctaccaatatcagttgtaatagcaacacggcaatttatatgagtaaataaatagcgcaaatattgttcatattcatgtttatatttataaatatcgctctttacggttgtacaaggaaaacctttataagtaggattaaaaacttttctaatataatgcacaaagtgagggttagaaggaaaactatagggtaagcacataacaataacaatttttgtcaattcttcccgatctttttttggatcataatataaaatatctccggtaacagtgttaatgttaaaattgatttgacctggtactaaggtcagcctgactaggtacacttgtcccctcggccaaagctttcatacgaaaatatctaacttcatcttgagggtgtagcaatatgtgtctagtcaaactttcccCCCCCCCCGACCTCCAACATGTTTAAAagctaactctttgccacaaattttacacttagccctatttttttctcttagttgagtataAAATGGTCAAACAACAAATGTTTCTGTCCATTTAGAAGGTTGTCAAGAAAAAGTAAGGGCAACAACATGAGGGTTAGACgaggcatcatttggattattattagttgggttaactttaggagcaggactagtgggtgtatcgtcttgcggttgcgtttcatcaaaatttatttcttcatcatcattttcatcaataattAGATtgccataaagagcattcatatattcatggtttaattgttcaccgggtgcaatattatggcaaaattgactctcggtaaattataataaactatcaTCGCTATCAAGAGTAgtaggtgtaggacgggtaacatgtttgggtcggggaggcggaggaagtggaggaggaacagattggccactagattcaccactcttagatttttccttatttttactaaatattttttaaggaataagccattttaattaatcaagcaatacaaagtaaataaaacaaacaaaactataatattaaaacttaagagtttgaacgagtttaccgaattgacaaacaacttgttaaaaattaattatcgttgaagatttgaagacttgatgacttcaattcaccaacttcacaatttttcacaaattataacaataaagtaagcaattataaaagaaaattagagagagattgagagagattgatgattgtgtgagaaaaataaaagaatgggGGGTatatatagttgaaaataggaaaaaagtataattataaaaagttaggggggttaaatgactattttgtaaatagccaacggctattttggcagagGAAACGGgcagattttttttaaaatttaaattatggccgttgggaccgtttaggTCCGctaggaccggtccggtcccggtcgCAAATGGTCTGGTCTCGCGGGCCTCAAAAATAAGGACCGACCCGCTTGCTAGGCCCACCTCCCCCCGGTCTTAAACGATTCAGCCCGTTTAGGCCCACTACCCACATGGactgcggtcctgggccggtcccggtcgTGGACCAGCCCACTTGCTAGCCTTATTTAGTACTCGTTTGTCCATGTAAATGTTTGTTCTTATTTTGAAATTAATCTTCAAACTATTACTTGGTTCTAAATTACATTGAATTTTTGAAAATGTTTTTGAAGATGAGCTTCAAATTTGAAAAGGTGGCACTTTTTCAAGTAAAAAGCTATTATTTCCCCTcataaaattgtaatattttttaaaGTGAAATACATATCTAAgcataattttaaatttcaaatatctTTTTTTAACTTAACTCCAAGCATAAAAATAAACTACAATTGTTGTTTCATGGTTGTAAAGGGTGAAGCAGAAGAACGTGATGGATTAAGGGTACAACTGTCTATGATGGCTATATCTATTCAAAATCGATTAATTAAGATGACAAGTTTACTAATACGTACTTGATTTTGTTTATGTTTTTTATCTTCTTACGTTGAAATTCTTGTTTTAATTATTAAGTAATATTTTgaaagaaaattatagagattcGAGATCATTAGCTGTTTTCCTCAGCTGAATACATGCCTCATTAAACTCTCTTAATTAGTGTATGATTTATTCTTTGTTACATCCTCGACTCGTGCGGCTTAAGGAGGGAATCACGTGATTCCCTCACGTGCGCTCATCCTCGGCCAGCCCAAACTATGTCGGCAAACCCAGCTGTTAGTTTTAATTAATTCTGCACCaactttaattttatttaatttgataCAATTATTCTTTTAAATCGAAGTTAAGTGAAGCTTGAATATATTAAGAACACTTAATTTTGTAATTCTTAAATGGAGAACTGCGGGAATATGTATAATTCATAGGATACTACAATTGATGAAGTACATGTTTATAAAAAACAAAATGGATTGCTATGTgttcttattttaatttttacctgttaaaataaaagtaaattttttttaaCTAACCAAAACTTTTATTAACGAGCGGAAAGAGCTGCTACATTTGGGAAAGGGGGCATTCACCTAACCCTTTTGTATCCTTTGTGAGCTTGGTGCACATGCTCTGTTGCTAGTTATTACAAAGAAAATACATAGACTATTATCTAGCAGCACACCTTAAGGTGGTTCAAAATGTATCTCTGAAGTTTTCCTTTGTCTAATTCGGAAGGTCGTCATTTCCCATCTATCCAGCTGGTGCAACCCATTGATTTGTCTCGGCAATCCAGTAATGGCCTGCTTGTGGAGATGGCTTATTGGTGCTAGTTTGTCTGCGACTTTATTCGCTTCTCTGTAGCAATGTTTTACTGCTGCTCCTTTTTCACTTACAATCTGCTTGATTTTATCCACAATTTGCAGCAGCCTCCATGGTGTGCTTGATTCTTCATTGACCGTAGAAACTAACACCTTTGAATCCGCTTCCACTATTATTTTATCCAATCCTCTCGATATAGAATGTTGTAGTCCCAAGAGCCTGGCATGCCCTTCTGCCCAATTGCTCGTCCCTTGACCTAAGTATACTGAGTACACCATGACAAGTGTTCCATTGCAGTCTCTAATTACTCCACCAGCTCCACAAGCCCTTTCCACACAACTTCCATCATTGTTAAGCTTGTAGTAAAAAGGAGGAGGTCTAGACCACTTCACCCCTTTGTATATTCTATGAGTAATAGGTTGGTCAACAATTCTTTGGAGCTTTTCCCATGTTGTTTCCATCTGTAACTGCCCGAATTTCTGTTAAACCAAACATGAGAGATTGAAAGAGATCATAGCCATAGATCTTGGAATAGAAAAGAGCTCAGAGCCGTACTTGCTGGCACACCTTGACCTCCACAATTTCCACAAAATTATTTGCGGCAATAACTTGGCTATAAAAGAAGCTACTATATTCAAAACTCTGAGGTTCCACCAGGAGTGAAGTAGTTATAACAAGTGAGTATCCCTGCAAGAAATACCAAATGGAGCACAAAAATTAGGCCATATTGTTTTTGCAAAAGTTCCTGAGCAGAATAAATGTTCGGTCGTTTCAGGTGTTGGTGATCTGCAATAGTAACATCTTGTCACCAAAGAAATACCCATCCCGGATACTCTCTCACCCGTAGATAGTCTATCATGAATTGCTCTCCATGTGAGAAAGGCCATTTTAAAAGGGACTGACTTATGCCAAATCCTAGTATCCGTAGTAGAAGGTCCCCTTCTCTGTCTAAATATGTTCCATGTTGATGATGTCGTGAAGGTTCCTCTCCTATCTGGTACCCATATTGGTTTGTCCGGCTTGTCAGGACATAGGGCCAAATCCATATTTTGCACGATATTCTTTAAGGATTCTGGCCATGTCAATCCAGTGTTGTTCTCATTCCATTCAACATTTACGAAGACGTCTCTCAATTTTATGTCTTTGGGTCTCGCTTTATCTCCCAGATACTTGCAAAGTGGTCCTAGTTAAGTCCAATTATCAGACCAGAACGATACTTCACCATTTCCCACTAACCATATCATGTGCTCCTATACTTTATGTTTGATCTTACACATCTGTTTTCAACTATGTGATGTCACCGTGCTAGGTTTTTTTTGCTACAGGGTGGTACCTACTACAGTATTTGGCTAGCATAAAATCCCTCCATAGAGAGTTGCCCGTTTTTAGATTCCACCATATCTTGGATGAGAGGGCTTTACATATATCTTGTAAGCTCCTGAAATTCGCACCCCCTTCGCATATGGATAACATAAGTTAGATCATAAAGCCCAGTGGTGTCTAACTATGCCATTTGTAGAACTCCAGAAATATTTTGCCAGCAGTTTCTCTATTTGAACAAGAACACCCTAAGGAGGTTGTAAGGCTGAAATCAGGTGCACAGGGAGGGCAAGAAGAATATGTCTGATCAAAGTAGCTTTACCCCCTGGAGACAATAACCTAGAGTGCTAGCCTCTTATCATGCTAGTTACTTTAGTGATCATCTCTGAGTAATATGCAATCCGTTGCCTTCCAACAAACAAAGGGAAACCTAAGTATTTGATTGGAAAGTTTTGTTGTTGCATTTCCATCCATCGCGCAATCCTGTTGCCCACACTGTCTGAAGTACCAGTTGTCATTAAGAAACAACTCTTGGTCTTGTTTACTAACTGACCAGATGCAGCTTGATAGGCCGCCATGGTATTCATCACTAGCTTGATTGTTCTCTTCCTTCTACTACAAAAAGAATAAGATCATCTGCAAATGCAAGGTGATTTATTTGAGGCCCCCTTTTAGACATAGAGAAACCAGTGAAATCTCTATTGTTGTGTAGGTTATTCAGCATAATAGACAGGAATTCAGCACATATAACAAATAATGAAGGTGAGATGGGATTTTCCTATCGTAGCCCATTCTCTGATTTGAAAAAACTGTGTCGCTAACCATTTACAATAATAGAGTACCAGCTACATGAGATATGCCTTCGAATCAAATCTACCCATTTCTCTGAGAAGCCTAACTTCTTCATCACATGATAAAAATACGACCAGGATACTCTATCATATGGCTTGGCCATATCTAATTTCATGACTACATTACTCTATTTCTTTGAATTTGGGAATTCATTTATGATCTCCTTGGCTAGCATTATGTTCTCTGAAATCAGTCTCCTTTTGATAAAGCCTGACTGGTTTCCTAAGATGATCTTGGGCAATATTTGAGCCAACCTAGCATTCAATACCTTGGATATTATCTTACTTGACATATTGCATAAACTGATTGGTCTGAGCTCTGACAATTTCTGTGGGAACTCTACCTTTGGCATCATGACCAGACAAGTGTGAGAGAAGAATCTAGGAATGGTGGCACCTTCGAAGAAGGCCAAAACTATATTGTGtacatcatcaacaataatagtccaacatttttgaaaaaaatagagcATTTAACCCATCTGGACCTAGGGCACTAGTCAGATCAATTGAAAAAATACTTTCTCTGATTTCCTCCAAGGTGGGCAAGGCAGTTAACATCTCATTTTCTTCATCTGTCACTCTTGGATTGATACACTCTAATGCAGAGAAGTCATTTGAACCAGCACCATGGTTAAAAATTTCCTGGAAATGGTTTATAGCAGCTTGTGCAATTTCACTCTCCCCTTCTTTCCATTGTCCATTTTCATCTTGTATCTTTTGTATTGATAATCTTCTCCTTCTTCCTTTTATGACACTATGAAAGTATGCGGTGTTTTTATATCCTTCCTCAAGCCATTGCGCTTTTGTTTCCTGTCTCAATACCTCATCTTGTATTTTCAGAACCTGCACATATTTAGCCTTTGCTTCATTCAATTCAGACCTATGCGCAGATGTAGTATCAACAATATGTAATTCTTCCAagtcttttatcttcttttcaaaCCTTTTTGGTTCTTCATATATATTACCAAATGCTTCTCTCGACCAAGAACTCAATCTTTTATTGACCCTCTTTAATTTCTGATGTAAAATTCATAGAGTATTACCATGTATACGTTCCCGCCACTCCTCTTGAACTACGGAAAGAAACTCTTCATGTTTAGTCCAGAagtctagaaatttaaaatattttggatAGGTAGTGGCTACTTTTCTCATGTTGAGTAGCAGAGGTGCATGATCCGAACAAACTCTAGCTAGATGTTCCACTGAAGTTTCTGAGAATTCATCAGACCATTCCATATTAAACATCAACCTATCTAGCCTCTTCCATATAGTATTAGGGGGTCCTCTATTGTCGCTCTATGTGTACATAGAACCATAAAAACCTGCATCTTGAAGCCCACAATTATCAGTACAAGATAGAAAATCAACACTTTTTTCTAATCTATAATGTGTGTCATCTTTCTTCTCTGTACAACCAGTGATCACATTGAAGTCACCAACCACTCCCCAGGCACCTTGAATTCTGCTTGCTATACCTCTCAACTCTTCCCATAACTGCAGTCGTAAGTGAACTTGCACTTTGCATACACTACTGTCAAATACAATGGCGTAGAACTCATGTGTTGACTAATCTGGCATGTTACCTGTTGTTCAGTATCTTCCACAATATTCACTACGTGATCGTCTGTCCAAAAAAGCCATATTTTGTTGTTGCAGTTAAAAAAACTATGTTGGACCCCAAGTTGTACTTGATTTAATagaatcacctaaaaaaattcTATTTACTTTAAGAAAAACAAAGAACTCCTACAATCTTCGTTTCCACCATTTGCCTAATTTTGTGTTTTTTTTGAGCGTTTTCCGCAAATACCAAATATGAAAAAATTACAATAAATTATTTGTTAACAATTTCATTTTCATCTAATTATCTTGTGATTTCACTCAATTATTTTGTTACCTGTTTCATCCAATTATTTTGGAAGGTTAGGCTTAGTTTTCACCTTAATTTGGAAAACTTTTGAACTAGAtcaatataattttatttaattacgTGAATCCTTCTTTTAGGTTAGGGATTTATGTGGATGATTGCATTCTTGGCTATAAAATTAGTTATTATACATAAAGCTACTTTTTAAAATAGATTTCCTTCTTAATTCTAACCCGGAACAAcgattcacttattttttccCTATATATTCAAGCCTTGATGGATAGAGTTTTTTGGTACCTATTATTGGTGAGAACTAGCAAGTATCCCGCAGAATAAATCAAGGTGCGCACAAGATGGTCTGGACACCacaatttttgaaaagaaaattccatTTATTAATGTATATACGTAGGAAATAGAGCATTTTCGGTGTCAAATATTTGGAGAAAGAGAGTGTCTGCAGGCGTTTGGATAATATTTGAATGAAGTTAAAGTAAAAACTTAGTAGTATTTAGACATTGTTGACATGAGTTTTACTTAACAAAGATTAAAAAACTGGTAATTAAAAACCACTGTTACTCAATTTTATTTGAAATACCATAAAAAGAAGTAGTAGCATGCATGACGTGGAACAAGGGAAAGAAAGtatatattaataaataaatacaaataatacCTAAACTCCAATATGAAAGCCAAAATGTGTAGTGTGATTTGCCAATC containing:
- the LOC138905116 gene encoding uncharacterized protein, with the translated sequence MDDHVVNIVEDTEQQLWEELRGIASRIQGAWGVVGDFNVITGCTEKKDDTHYRLEKSVDFLSCTDNCGLQDAETSVEHLARVCSDHAPLLLNMRKKLKRVNKRLSSWSREAFGNIYEEPKRFEKKIKDLEELHIVDTTSAHRSELNEAKAKYVQVLKIQDEVLRQETKAQWLEEGYKNTAYFHSVIKGRRRRLSIQKIQDENGQWKEGESEIAQAAINHFQEIFNHGAGSNDFSALECINPRVTDEENEMLTALPTLEEIRESIFSIDLTSALGPDGLNALFFSKMLDYYC